GGCGTAGGTGCCCATATGAGACTGCATCCTCTCAATTGGCTCTAAATTAGTTGGACCTTCAGAGCAGGAAACTAAGAATAAGATCAAAGTGATGTAGACATAGATCTGTTTTACTCTCATAGCGCTATGATTATACTGAAATTAGAGTGATTTAGTATTGACTTAGTCATAAGAAGCCTATAATTTTTCAATTAACTAGAATTTATCTACGTTTCAGAATTTCTTCTGATTCATTTGGGAAGTGTTTAATTGATAATTCACTGCGAGAATTGTAATAGTAAATACAGGCTGGATGATTCCAGAATCTCTCCGCCCGGAAGCAGTGTTAGGTGCTCTAAATGCGGGCACATATTCTTTGTAGAAAAAAAGAAAGACCTGGGAGAAATGCAAAAAACACCTCTCACAGAAGAAACTCCCTTATTTGAAGATCTCAATGAAGAAATCAAGGCTGAAGAAAAACAAAATGATACAGCCGAAATAACCCAGAGCGCTGGATTTGAAAATGTTCATGATTTAAGACAACCGGAGTTGGATATCGACAATAAGCAAGCACAAGTTGATGATGACATGCTCGATCTGCCAACTGAAAAGCAAGAAGACCTTGAAGAATATATCGACAAGATAAATAGTGAAGAGCCTAATGACGAGCCGCAAGCTGCAGAGGAAATTCCTCCTATCAAAACTAATGATAATGCGATTGAGCAAGAGCTTGATGTAAAGGAGCCCAGCGATTTATTCGAAGATGAACCCAACATAGAAGCAGAAACAAATGAGCTGCACAATGAGAAAAGTTTTGATGATGAGCCTTCGGGGATAGAAGAAACTATGGAGTACGAAGACAAAGAGGTAGAACTTTCTAAAAAGGCAAGCGGATTCTTCGCCAAACTTATCTACACACTAATAACACTTGGCGCGCTTTTTGTAATAATAATTGCAAGTCTTGTTATTTTAATAAATGCCCAGATTCTACCAAAAGGCTCCTTATCTAATTTGACTACTTCGATCGAATCAATAATCCCATTTGAACTTACTGAGAAAGACATTCCTTTAGTGATAATCACTGAACATAAAGCCAGATGGATGAACACTATTAACGGGCCTGTGTATATTGTGTCAGGACTCATATCCAATGAGTCAAATGTTCCTGTTCATTACGTAAAACTGCGAAGCGAATTCATTGCAGCAGATAAAAAGCAGTTTGAAGATCTATTTTATGCCGGCAATACATTTACTGATAAGGAGCTCAAAGGCTCTCCTATAGAAACGATTCTACTAAAGCTGGACCAGAGAAACGGCGACATTGATGTTAATAACACGCGCAAGTTAGCCGGACTCAACTACAACATCCAACCTGGGGAATCAATACCTTTTTTCAGCGTATTCCCCGCTGAGGGAAGAATGCTGGGTCTTAAATACAATCTAGAAGTAATAGATTATAAAGAAGATACACAAAACTAATATATTCATAACATATAGCTTGCTAAGTGATAATCACTCAAGTAAACTACTCTAGATAATACTAAATATTCTAGTGTTGCCTCTCGATCAGATTTCTAAATATATTAAAATTTTTAGTTTAGTATAGAGAGAACTTCATTTAAATATTTAAGGAATATTTCATTAAAAGGCGAGGGAAAACATGAAATCCACCCTTCTTAAAATAAGTGTTAGTCAAGATGGTCTGCTACCTCAAGAAACTGCTGAGATTGCAACATTAGAGTTTCCTACTCTACCCAAAAAGCTTTTAAAAGCGCTTGGTTTTGAGAGGGTAGATTCAAAGACCTATGTGGGTGTATTACCGGTATTTATTAACTTAGGTGAAAAAGAGCAAGAAATAGAAATCGAGCTTGGCGTGACTCTTCCGGAGATGAGAAAGAAAATTATTGAGATCGTAAAAACTCCGGCAAGACTAATAGCAGTGGCCGATGAGAAAAAAGCGGCGGTGAAAGCTCCTGCAAGGAAAAAGGCGACAGCACCTGTAGAAAAAGAACCTGCAGCTGCAAAGAAAACCCCGGCTCCTAAAAAAGCTCCTGCAGCCAAGTCAAAAGCAGCTCCAAAGAAAGCTGCTTCTAGTACTAAGAAAACAACTGCAAAATCGACAGCGAAAACAAGTACTGCAAAAGCACGCACTACTAAATCTGCTAGTGCTAAACCAAAAGCTAAAGCAGCGGCTAAAACAACGACAACAAAAGCAAAACGAGCAAAAAAGGGATAAATCAAAATGAGTAACAAAGAAGTTCTAGAATGCCTAACATTCGATGATGTTCTTCTACTACCAGCTTACTCCGAGATTTTGCCCAATGATGTTGATATTTCCACACAGCTAACACCTAACATAAAGCTTAATCTCCCTATTGTAAGCGCTGCAATGGATACTGTGACAGAATCCAAAACAGCTATAGCTTTAGCACAAGAAGGCGGAATTGGGATAGTACATAGAAACTTAGATATCGCTGGGCAAACCGCTGAGGTTAAGAAGGTAAAAAAATATGAAAGCGGTATGATTGTTAATCCGCTCACAGTTCGCCCGAATCATACAGTTAAAGACGCTCTTGATATCATGCTTAATCAGAACATCACAGGACTTCCTGTGACCAAGCCGGATGAAACCCTTTTAGGAATTGTAACTTTCAGAGACCTTAGATTCGAGAAGAACCTTGATTACAAAGTTAAACAGATAATGACACCTAAGAAGAAACTTGTCACTGTTAAAGACGGTACTAATTTAGAAGAAGCAAAAGAGCTTCTGCATAAATTTAGAATCGAAAAGCTCCCTGTTGTAAATGACGATTTTAAACTCCGTGGTCTTATCACCATGAAAGACATTGAGAAGATTGAGAAATACCCAACCGCTTCTAAAGACAGTATGGGAAGACTAAGGTGCGGAGCCGCTGTTGGGGTAGGTGCTGATACAGAAGAAAGAATAGATTCTCTTTTAAAAGTAGGCTGCGATGTGATAGTTATTGATACAGCTCACGGTCATTCAAAGAGAGTTATTGATACTATTAAATATGTGAAATCTAATTTTAAAGGACTTGAATTAATTGCCGGCAATGTTGGAACAGGAGACGGAGCAAAAGCTGTAATTAAAGCTGGCGCCGATGCTGTAAAGGTAGGTGTCGGACCAGGTTCTATTTGCACAACCAGAATCATCGCAGGAATAGGAGTGCCTCAAATATCTGCGATTCAAGATGTAGCTGAAGCAGCTAAAAAGCAAAAAGTTCCAGTAATAGCTGATGGCGGAATTAAGTTCTCAGGCGATGTTGCTAAAGCCATAGCAGCGGGAGCAAACACCGTGATGATAGGAAACCTTTTTGCCGGAACAGATGAGGCGCCTGGAGAAGTAATACTATTTCAAGGAAGAACTTATAAAGTCTACAGAGGAATGGGCTCTATAGAGGCAATGAAAAAGGGCAGTAAAGACAGATATGCTCAGAACATCGGCGATGAGA
This region of Thermodesulfobacteriota bacterium genomic DNA includes:
- a CDS encoding zinc-ribbon domain-containing protein, translating into MIIHCENCNSKYRLDDSRISPPGSSVRCSKCGHIFFVEKKKDLGEMQKTPLTEETPLFEDLNEEIKAEEKQNDTAEITQSAGFENVHDLRQPELDIDNKQAQVDDDMLDLPTEKQEDLEEYIDKINSEEPNDEPQAAEEIPPIKTNDNAIEQELDVKEPSDLFEDEPNIEAETNELHNEKSFDDEPSGIEETMEYEDKEVELSKKASGFFAKLIYTLITLGALFVIIIASLVILINAQILPKGSLSNLTTSIESIIPFELTEKDIPLVIITEHKARWMNTINGPVYIVSGLISNESNVPVHYVKLRSEFIAADKKQFEDLFYAGNTFTDKELKGSPIETILLKLDQRNGDIDVNNTRKLAGLNYNIQPGESIPFFSVFPAEGRMLGLKYNLEVIDYKEDTQN
- the guaB gene encoding IMP dehydrogenase; translation: MSNKEVLECLTFDDVLLLPAYSEILPNDVDISTQLTPNIKLNLPIVSAAMDTVTESKTAIALAQEGGIGIVHRNLDIAGQTAEVKKVKKYESGMIVNPLTVRPNHTVKDALDIMLNQNITGLPVTKPDETLLGIVTFRDLRFEKNLDYKVKQIMTPKKKLVTVKDGTNLEEAKELLHKFRIEKLPVVNDDFKLRGLITMKDIEKIEKYPTASKDSMGRLRCGAAVGVGADTEERIDSLLKVGCDVIVIDTAHGHSKRVIDTIKYVKSNFKGLELIAGNVGTGDGAKAVIKAGADAVKVGVGPGSICTTRIIAGIGVPQISAIQDVAEAAKKQKVPVIADGGIKFSGDVAKAIAAGANTVMIGNLFAGTDEAPGEVILFQGRTYKVYRGMGSIEAMKKGSKDRYAQNIGDEMIDSKLVPEGIEGRIPIRGPIGGVIYQLIGGLRAGMGYTGCKTINELRTKAKFIKVTNAGLREGHVHDVIITKEAPNYRIE